TGCTCAGACAGGCCATGTTCTGGAGTCAGTTCGATTCGGATTGTATACGGCAGATATCATCGATGAGAATCAATGCGCCAGTTTCTTCACAGTAGAGATAGAAGACATGGATTGCATGACCACCGGAATAGCAGAATGGACCTCACAAGGCATCCATATTCTACCCAACCCCATCATAGATAGCCGATTCATCTTGGACCTAGGAGGGGTGTCACCTGATCGGCTAGAGGTCGAGCTCATAGATATCACTGGAAAACTAGTGGACCGATGGGCACTCCAATATCCAACAGAACGTACAGAATTATATTTCCATGACCAGCATACAGAGGGAATCTATATGCTGAGAATGAGTGATGCCCAAAGGAGCATCACACAGAAAGTGATTATTCGCTAACCTGGTTTTCCGCGAATGTCCGGACCTGGTCGTCATTGCTTGCAATGATGAGCAGGTCTTTTTCTTTGCCTTCTACCCAAAGCACCTCTCGCACATCGAAGCCGGCATAAATGCCCAGCTCGGTCAGCGGTCTGCTGACGAAGTTCCCTGAACCATCCGACCCTAAGAAGACTCCATAGCTGGCATCGCTACGTGTGGTCTCTACCTCGCGGTCGAAATGGTTTCCAGCCAGATAGATATCCTCGTGCCCATCTCCATCCAGGTCTTGGACGATGATACTGTTCACTACGGAGAATTGAGCTTCTACAGGCAAGGCTTCCATTCGATATCCATCTCCTTCATTGATCAGGTAGATCGATTCAAAGATCTCCGCCTGATAATTGAGCGCACCTGCTGTATCCTCACCGAGCACTTCATACAC
The Flavobacteriales bacterium genome window above contains:
- a CDS encoding T9SS type A sorting domain-containing protein — its product is AQTGHVLESVRFGLYTADIIDENQCASFFTVEIEDMDCMTTGIAEWTSQGIHILPNPIIDSRFILDLGGVSPDRLEVELIDITGKLVDRWALQYPTERTELYFHDQHTEGIYMLRMSDAQRSITQKVIIR